In one Parvibaculum sp. genomic region, the following are encoded:
- a CDS encoding shikimate dehydrogenase, which yields MTRKICVIGWPVAHSRSPLIHNHWIAEYRIPDACYEPMAVKPEDAAATIRDLPKLGFVGANVTVPHKETAFAALDRHDAVARRLKAVNTIVTTAKGLEGRNTDGYGFIANLKDRAAGWSADRGPAVLLGAGGAARAIAAALEDEGAPEIRIVNRTPARAEALVADLGLKAARIFAEADTAAALDGASLLVNTTTLGMKGENDASVDLAPLPKSALVTDIVYTPLETGLLRRAREAGHEIVDGLGMLLHQAVPGFEAWFGVRPEVTEKLRKLVLADIAKH from the coding sequence ATGACAAGAAAAATATGTGTCATTGGCTGGCCCGTCGCCCATTCGCGCTCGCCGCTGATCCACAATCACTGGATCGCCGAATACAGGATTCCGGATGCGTGCTACGAGCCGATGGCGGTGAAGCCGGAAGACGCCGCCGCGACGATCCGCGACCTGCCGAAGCTCGGCTTCGTCGGCGCCAATGTGACCGTACCCCACAAGGAAACCGCCTTCGCCGCTCTCGACCGGCATGACGCGGTCGCGCGCCGCCTCAAGGCCGTCAACACCATTGTCACCACGGCAAAGGGCCTCGAAGGCCGTAACACCGATGGCTATGGCTTCATCGCCAATCTGAAGGATCGCGCCGCCGGCTGGAGCGCGGACCGGGGCCCCGCCGTTCTTCTCGGTGCGGGCGGCGCCGCGCGCGCCATCGCCGCCGCGCTTGAGGATGAAGGCGCGCCGGAAATCCGCATCGTCAACCGAACACCGGCCCGCGCCGAAGCGCTTGTGGCCGATCTCGGCCTGAAAGCCGCCCGAATTTTTGCCGAGGCCGACACGGCCGCCGCCCTTGATGGCGCAAGCCTGCTGGTCAACACGACGACGCTCGGCATGAAGGGCGAAAACGATGCGAGCGTCGATCTTGCGCCGCTGCCGAAATCCGCCCTTGTCACCGACATTGTCTATACGCCGCTTGAAACCGGCCTCTTGCGCCGCGCCCGCGAAGCGGGACACGAGATTGTCGACGGGCTCGGCATGTTGCTGCATCAGGCGGTGCCGGGTTTCGAGGCCTGGTTCGGCGTCAGGCCCGAAGTGACGGAAAAATTGCGCAAGCTGGTGCTTGCCGACATCGCGAAGCATTAG
- a CDS encoding Smr/MutS family protein, producing the protein MAAGGDRTDDKKVSRRRSRPLTEEERKLWRAVVKDAKPLVRRRRKSAVEIPLAEADELAAIAPPPSRTTAVPAAPLPPKVAKARPPEPPLLTGLDRRVSQRLARGQMEVEATLDLHGHNQHEAHDALLSFLTRARARGLRCVLVITGKGASPYARHTLHGADFYEVPERQGVLRSAVPRWLEEAAFRAHLTGFQPAHPKHGGGGAFYIWLRKKR; encoded by the coding sequence ATGGCAGCCGGTGGCGACAGGACCGACGACAAAAAAGTCTCGCGGCGCCGCTCCCGTCCGCTGACCGAGGAAGAGCGCAAGCTCTGGCGGGCGGTCGTCAAGGACGCCAAGCCGCTCGTCCGCCGCCGCCGGAAATCCGCCGTCGAAATTCCGCTGGCCGAAGCCGACGAGCTCGCCGCCATCGCGCCCCCGCCGTCGCGCACAACCGCCGTCCCGGCCGCGCCGCTGCCGCCGAAAGTGGCGAAAGCCCGCCCGCCCGAGCCGCCGCTGCTGACCGGTCTCGACCGCCGCGTCAGCCAGCGTCTGGCCCGCGGCCAGATGGAAGTCGAGGCGACGCTCGATCTCCACGGCCACAATCAGCACGAGGCGCATGACGCGCTGCTTTCGTTTCTGACCCGTGCAAGGGCGCGCGGCCTGCGCTGCGTGCTGGTCATCACCGGCAAAGGCGCTTCGCCCTATGCGCGCCACACGCTGCACGGCGCCGATTTCTACGAAGTGCCGGAGCGCCAGGGCGTGCTGCGCAGTGCCGTGCCGCGCTGGCTGGAGGAGGCGGCGTTCCGCGCCCATCTGACGGGCTTCCAGCCGGCGCATCCCAAGCATGGCGGCGGCGGCGCCTTCTATATCTGGCTGCGCAAGAAGAGATGA
- a CDS encoding LysR family transcriptional regulator, translating into MPERNADHSRFPGHVDWNLFRIFHEIVRAGGIGAAARKLNRQQPTLSAALKRLEDDLGTPLLRRTAQGVELLPAGRALFELCETMIGAVRAAPHEVAKAAGRVEGVINIRMISSVVSAAFDTALADLHRHHPGVGIHIEVCPWRAVIAALKSGEAEIGIACDSAPDPALRYQPLMKEVQQLYCDRNHPLYGQTVPRPSDLADRAFVATGADEPEELASFRRRYGLGRQVGGVAENLHEAKRLIELGVGIGFLPTCVAETLDNRGALWPLLPETALPAYQVYLVTRDEPARNTPTELFLAEILGRLGSGQSGT; encoded by the coding sequence ATGCCCGAACGCAACGCCGACCATTCGCGATTTCCCGGCCATGTCGACTGGAACCTGTTTCGCATCTTCCACGAGATCGTGCGCGCTGGCGGCATCGGCGCGGCGGCGCGCAAGCTGAACCGCCAGCAGCCGACATTGAGCGCGGCACTGAAACGCCTTGAGGACGATCTCGGCACGCCGCTGTTGCGCCGCACCGCGCAAGGCGTCGAATTGCTGCCGGCGGGCCGCGCGCTATTTGAATTATGCGAAACGATGATCGGCGCCGTGCGCGCCGCGCCGCATGAGGTGGCGAAGGCGGCGGGCCGCGTCGAGGGCGTCATCAACATCCGCATGATCTCGTCCGTCGTCTCGGCGGCATTCGACACGGCGCTTGCGGACCTTCACCGCCACCATCCGGGCGTCGGTATCCATATCGAAGTCTGTCCCTGGCGCGCGGTGATCGCGGCGCTGAAATCGGGCGAGGCGGAAATCGGCATCGCCTGCGACAGCGCACCCGATCCCGCATTGCGCTACCAGCCGCTGATGAAGGAGGTGCAGCAGCTTTATTGCGACCGGAACCACCCGCTTTACGGGCAGACGGTGCCCCGGCCGTCGGACCTTGCCGACCGCGCCTTCGTCGCGACCGGCGCCGACGAGCCCGAGGAACTGGCAAGCTTTCGCCGCCGCTACGGGCTCGGCCGCCAGGTCGGCGGCGTCGCCGAAAACCTGCATGAGGCCAAGCGCCTGATCGAACTCGGGGTCGGCATCGGCTTCCTGCCGACCTGCGTCGCCGAAACGCTCGACAATCGGGGCGCCCTCTGGCCGCTGCTGCCCGAAACCGCGCTGCCCGCCTATCAGGTCTATCTGGTGACCCGCGACGAGCCGGCCCGCAACACGCCGACCGAACTTTTTCTGGCGGAAATCCTGGGGCGGTTGGGAAGCGGACAATCGGGCACATAG
- a CDS encoding pyruvate, water dikinase regulatory protein: MNAKRVFHLHLVSDATGETLNTVARAACAQYEDARPIEHVYALVRGPKQLERVLGEIEAAPGIVMFTMVNDELRARLERRCAELQSPCISVLDPAMLALGQYLGKEISHKPGSQHTMDAEYFGRITALNFTMAHDDGQSAGDLNEADVILLGVSRTSKTPTCIYLANRGIKAANIPIVPGAVMPADLETAEHPLIVGLTTSPDRLVQIRKNRLLSLHEKADTDYVEPEVVAEEVAFARKLFARNGWPVIDVTRRSIEETAAAVLNLYNERQKTG, translated from the coding sequence ATGAACGCCAAACGCGTCTTCCATCTCCATCTCGTGTCGGACGCCACCGGCGAAACGCTGAACACGGTGGCCCGCGCGGCTTGCGCCCAATATGAGGATGCGCGGCCGATCGAACATGTCTATGCGCTGGTGCGCGGACCCAAGCAGCTCGAGCGCGTGCTCGGCGAGATCGAGGCGGCGCCCGGCATCGTGATGTTCACGATGGTCAATGACGAGCTCCGGGCCCGGTTGGAACGGCGCTGCGCCGAGCTGCAATCGCCCTGCATTTCGGTGCTCGACCCGGCGATGCTGGCGCTCGGGCAATATCTGGGCAAGGAGATTTCGCACAAGCCCGGCTCGCAGCACACCATGGACGCCGAATATTTCGGCCGCATCACGGCGCTCAATTTCACGATGGCGCATGATGACGGCCAGTCGGCCGGTGACCTCAACGAGGCGGACGTGATCCTGCTCGGCGTCAGCCGCACCTCGAAAACGCCGACCTGCATCTATCTGGCGAACCGCGGCATCAAGGCCGCCAACATTCCGATCGTGCCGGGCGCGGTGATGCCCGCCGATCTCGAAACAGCCGAACATCCGCTGATCGTCGGCCTGACGACGAGCCCGGATCGCCTGGTGCAAATCCGCAAGAACCGTCTGCTTTCGCTGCACGAGAAGGCCGACACCGATTATGTCGAACCGGAAGTCGTGGCCGAGGAAGTCGCCTTCGCGCGCAAACTCTTTGCCCGCAATGGCTGGCCGGTAATCGACGTGACGCGGCGCTCGATCGAGGAAACGGCGGCGGCCGTGCTCAATCTCTATAATGAGCGGCAAAAGACCGGCTGA
- the dnaQ gene encoding DNA polymerase III subunit epsilon yields the protein MREIVLDTETTGLSPQDGHRLVEIGCLELFNHVATGKFFHAYLDPERDMPEGALKIHGLTTDFLRGQPKFADKADEFLEFIGEDQLVIHNASFDMGFINAELKRIGRAALPMARAIDTLDIARRKFPGAQNNLDALCRRFDIDNSAREKHGALLDSELLAEVYLELMGGRQPGLVLQADIEAARSPGADTAKVQAQARPAPLPPRLTDAEREAHEAFVAGLRGEALWNAAKS from the coding sequence ATGCGCGAAATCGTTCTCGATACCGAAACCACCGGCCTCTCGCCGCAGGACGGCCACCGGCTGGTCGAAATCGGCTGCCTCGAACTTTTCAACCATGTCGCCACCGGCAAATTCTTTCACGCCTATCTCGATCCCGAACGGGACATGCCGGAAGGAGCGCTGAAAATTCACGGGCTGACCACCGACTTTCTGCGCGGTCAGCCGAAATTTGCCGACAAGGCCGACGAATTTCTGGAATTCATCGGCGAGGATCAGCTGGTGATCCACAATGCAAGCTTCGACATGGGCTTCATCAATGCCGAGCTGAAACGCATCGGCCGGGCCGCGCTGCCGATGGCGCGCGCCATCGACACGCTCGACATCGCGCGGCGTAAATTTCCCGGCGCGCAGAACAATCTCGACGCGCTCTGCCGCCGCTTCGATATCGACAATTCGGCGCGTGAAAAACACGGCGCGCTGCTCGACTCGGAATTGCTGGCCGAAGTCTATCTGGAGCTGATGGGCGGCCGTCAGCCGGGTCTGGTGTTGCAGGCCGACATCGAGGCGGCGCGTTCGCCCGGCGCCGACACCGCGAAAGTGCAAGCGCAGGCCCGCCCCGCGCCGCTGCCGCCGCGCCTGACCGATGCCGAGCGCGAGGCGCATGAAGCCTTCGTCGCCGGTCTGCGCGGCGAGGCGTTGTGGAACGCCGCGAAGAGCTAG
- a CDS encoding MltA domain-containing protein codes for MRRAARLLFSGFVVIAVLSCAPGATVMDARADARAISFADLPGWADDDHAAALATFARSCTRIAGLDASAPLDSKTGTSPIYGRAGDWQPACAAALQTVAPGSARGFFEHWFQPVRLAAERGLLTGYYEPEMRGALTRHGPYQTPVLAPPPGFAMRAGGAGFPTRAEIEDGALDHNALALIWLESPVDAFFLHVQGSGRVRLENGETVRLAFAAKSGHEYTSIGKVLIDRGAIPREEVSMQTIRAWMEANPVEGRDVMRQNQSYIFFRILRDIDPELGPPGAEGVNLTPRRSLAIDRAHHPLGALFWLTTRHPTPDGRGEVPFAHLVVAQDTGSAIKGVQRGDIFFGSGDEPGEIAGRMKAEGELTALVPKTIAPR; via the coding sequence ATGCGCCGGGCCGCGCGGCTTCTGTTCTCCGGATTTGTCGTGATTGCCGTTCTTTCCTGTGCGCCGGGGGCGACTGTGATGGATGCGCGCGCCGATGCCCGTGCAATTTCTTTCGCCGATCTTCCCGGCTGGGCCGATGACGACCACGCCGCGGCGCTGGCGACATTCGCGCGTTCCTGCACACGCATCGCCGGGCTCGACGCATCGGCGCCGCTCGACAGCAAGACCGGAACATCCCCGATCTATGGCCGCGCCGGCGACTGGCAGCCGGCCTGCGCCGCCGCCTTGCAGACCGTTGCGCCGGGTTCGGCGCGCGGCTTCTTCGAACACTGGTTCCAGCCCGTGCGCCTCGCCGCCGAGCGCGGCCTCCTCACGGGCTATTACGAACCGGAAATGCGCGGCGCGCTGACCCGTCACGGCCCATACCAGACGCCGGTTCTGGCCCCGCCGCCGGGATTTGCGATGCGCGCCGGCGGCGCCGGCTTTCCGACCCGCGCCGAAATCGAGGACGGCGCGCTCGATCACAATGCGCTGGCGCTCATCTGGCTCGAAAGCCCGGTCGACGCCTTCTTCCTGCATGTGCAGGGTTCGGGCCGCGTGCGCCTCGAAAACGGCGAGACGGTGCGCCTCGCCTTCGCGGCGAAGAGCGGCCATGAATATACCTCCATCGGCAAGGTGCTGATCGACCGCGGCGCGATCCCGCGCGAGGAAGTCTCGATGCAGACGATCCGCGCCTGGATGGAAGCAAACCCCGTCGAAGGCCGCGACGTGATGCGGCAAAACCAGTCCTACATTTTCTTCCGTATACTGAGGGACATCGATCCGGAACTCGGGCCTCCCGGCGCCGAAGGCGTCAATCTGACGCCGCGCCGCAGCCTTGCCATCGACCGCGCGCATCATCCGCTGGGCGCGCTGTTCTGGCTGACGACGCGCCATCCGACGCCCGACGGCCGCGGCGAGGTTCCCTTCGCGCATCTCGTGGTCGCGCAGGATACGGGCTCGGCGATCAAGGGCGTGCAGCGCGGCGACATCTTTTTCGGTTCGGGCGACGAACCCGGCGAGATTGCCGGGCGCATGAAAGCCGAAGGCGAACTCACGGCCCTTGTGCCGAAAACCATCGCCCCCCGATAG
- the coaE gene encoding dephospho-CoA kinase (Dephospho-CoA kinase (CoaE) performs the final step in coenzyme A biosynthesis.), whose amino-acid sequence MLLVGLTGSIGMGKSETAKMFRALGVPVYDADAAVHALYEKGGKAVEPIRAAFPSAIVDDAVDRKALSRSVLGLPAEMKKLEAIVHPLVGEAQIEFLRESLAAGHAMAVLDIPLLYETGGESRVDVVVVVSAPYDLQKTRVLARPDMDEAKFAAIHAKQVPDAEKRARADFIVDSDKGLDHARAQVAAIVEALKGREGKVLKERLGKN is encoded by the coding sequence ATGCTGCTTGTCGGCCTCACCGGCTCCATCGGCATGGGAAAATCGGAAACCGCGAAAATGTTTCGCGCGCTGGGCGTGCCTGTCTATGATGCGGATGCCGCCGTTCATGCGCTTTATGAAAAAGGCGGCAAGGCGGTCGAGCCGATCCGCGCCGCTTTTCCGTCCGCCATTGTCGACGACGCGGTCGACCGCAAGGCGCTGTCGCGCAGCGTCCTGGGCCTGCCCGCCGAAATGAAAAAACTCGAGGCGATCGTCCATCCGCTGGTCGGCGAGGCGCAGATCGAATTCCTGCGCGAAAGCCTCGCCGCCGGTCATGCGATGGCCGTGCTCGATATTCCGCTGCTCTACGAGACGGGCGGCGAGAGCCGCGTCGACGTCGTGGTGGTGGTCTCCGCGCCCTACGATCTGCAGAAGACGCGCGTGCTGGCGCGGCCCGACATGGACGAGGCGAAATTCGCCGCCATTCACGCCAAACAGGTGCCCGACGCCGAAAAACGGGCCCGCGCTGATTTCATCGTCGACAGCGACAAGGGCCTCGATCATGCACGCGCGCAGGTGGCGGCGATTGTCGAGGCGTTGAAGGGCCGCGAGGGAAAAGTACTGAAGGAAAGGCTCGGCAAGAACTGA
- a CDS encoding helix-turn-helix domain-containing protein, producing MTPFGRKLRELRKARGATMKEMAAALRVTPAYLSALEHGKRGRPSWRLVQAIVGYFNVIWDEAEELERLARISHPRVVIDTSGLAPEATEAANRLAEEIGDMSPAEIARLLSVLDARKRRRGK from the coding sequence ATGACGCCCTTCGGCCGCAAACTGCGCGAGCTGCGCAAGGCGCGCGGCGCGACGATGAAGGAGATGGCGGCCGCGCTGCGCGTGACGCCCGCCTATCTCTCGGCGCTCGAACACGGGAAGCGCGGCCGCCCGAGCTGGCGTCTGGTGCAGGCGATCGTCGGCTACTTCAACGTCATCTGGGATGAAGCGGAGGAACTGGAGCGTCTGGCACGCATCTCCCATCCGCGCGTCGTCATCGACACCTCCGGTCTTGCCCCCGAGGCAACAGAGGCGGCAAACCGTCTGGCCGAAGAGATCGGCGACATGAGCCCGGCCGAAATCGCCCGCCTTTTGTCGGTTCTCGATGCCCGCAAGCGGCGCCGCGGCAAATGA
- a CDS encoding Maf family nucleotide pyrophosphatase produces MAKPPLILASASAVRASLLKGAGLDFEVADSRLDEEEVKRGFAGRDDAADTDALALELAVEKAAAVSRGKPQALVIGADQILSCEGKRYDKPKSMAEARANLLAFRGRPHILHSGVALVANDAVIWSHAAQAHLTMRDFTDDFLDDYLAQAGERVLKSVGCYQLEGPGVQLFERIEGDYFTILGLPLLPLLDELRARGAVLK; encoded by the coding sequence ATGGCGAAACCCCCTCTCATACTTGCTTCCGCCAGCGCGGTGCGCGCGAGCCTTCTGAAAGGCGCCGGCCTCGATTTCGAGGTCGCGGATTCGCGGCTCGACGAAGAAGAAGTGAAGCGCGGATTCGCCGGCCGCGACGATGCGGCCGATACCGACGCGCTGGCGCTCGAACTGGCGGTGGAAAAAGCCGCCGCCGTGTCGCGCGGCAAACCGCAAGCGCTGGTGATCGGCGCCGACCAGATATTGTCGTGTGAAGGCAAAAGATACGACAAGCCGAAGTCGATGGCCGAAGCGCGCGCCAACCTTCTTGCCTTCAGGGGACGGCCGCATATTCTGCATAGCGGCGTTGCGCTGGTGGCAAACGACGCGGTCATCTGGAGCCATGCGGCGCAGGCGCATCTGACGATGCGCGACTTCACGGATGATTTTCTTGACGACTACCTGGCGCAGGCCGGCGAACGCGTGTTGAAAAGCGTCGGCTGCTACCAGCTTGAAGGACCGGGCGTGCAATTGTTTGAGCGGATCGAGGGCGACTACTTCACCATTCTTGGCCTGCCGCTCTTGCCGCTGCTGGACGAGTTGCGCGCGCGGGGAGCGGTGCTGAAATGA
- a CDS encoding 2-oxoglutarate and iron-dependent oxygenase domain-containing protein, protein MSETEAKGTAFTRIPVVDIAPLFSDDVEAKRKVAAEMADAAGNVGFLYVTGHGIPRAAIEKLEARAAEFFAEPLERKMELYIGKSRAHRGYVPTGEEGFYDGTDPSKIDKKEAFDLSIELPDDDPDHVAGYRMLGPNQWPAARPEMQRDVYEYYKCATALGHTIFRGFALALGLDENYFESLLTKPPSQLRLVHYPADPARAPIEEKRAEWGISAHTDYECFTILHVTAPGLEVMNAEGRWIDAPPVEGAFVINIGDMLEAMTNGRFIATSHRVRNVAEERYSFPLFCAVDYDTLIEPLPQFIDGEARYPSYVAGDHLVTQTMRTFGYLKKLVAEGTLALPEREGHATAFGRKEREPA, encoded by the coding sequence ATGAGCGAGACCGAAGCAAAGGGAACGGCCTTCACCCGCATCCCGGTCGTCGACATCGCGCCGCTGTTCTCGGACGACGTTGAAGCCAAACGCAAGGTCGCCGCCGAAATGGCCGACGCCGCCGGCAATGTCGGTTTTCTCTATGTGACGGGCCACGGCATTCCGCGCGCGGCGATCGAAAAGCTCGAAGCCCGCGCCGCGGAATTTTTCGCCGAACCGCTCGAACGAAAGATGGAACTCTACATCGGCAAGTCGCGCGCCCATCGCGGCTATGTGCCGACCGGCGAGGAAGGTTTCTACGACGGCACCGATCCATCGAAGATCGACAAGAAGGAAGCCTTCGATCTTTCGATTGAATTGCCGGACGACGATCCCGACCATGTTGCGGGCTACCGGATGCTCGGCCCGAACCAGTGGCCCGCCGCGCGCCCGGAGATGCAACGCGACGTCTATGAATACTACAAATGCGCGACGGCGCTCGGTCATACCATCTTTCGCGGCTTCGCGCTGGCGCTCGGTCTCGACGAGAATTATTTCGAGAGCCTGCTGACGAAGCCGCCCTCGCAATTGCGGCTGGTTCACTATCCGGCCGACCCGGCGCGCGCGCCAATTGAAGAAAAGAGGGCCGAATGGGGCATCAGCGCCCATACCGATTATGAATGCTTCACCATCCTTCATGTAACGGCGCCGGGCCTCGAGGTGATGAATGCCGAAGGGCGCTGGATCGACGCGCCGCCCGTCGAAGGCGCCTTCGTCATCAATATCGGCGATATGCTGGAAGCGATGACCAATGGCCGCTTCATCGCGACGTCGCACCGCGTGCGCAACGTGGCGGAAGAGCGTTATTCGTTTCCGCTCTTCTGCGCCGTCGACTACGACACGCTAATCGAGCCGCTGCCGCAATTCATCGACGGCGAGGCGCGCTACCCGTCCTATGTCGCCGGCGATCATTTGGTGACGCAGACGATGCGGACTTTCGGCTATCTAAAGAAACTCGTCGCCGAGGGAACGCTCGCGCTCCCCGAAAGAGAAGGCCACGCAACGGCCTTTGGCCGCAAGGAACGCGAACCGGCGTGA
- the secB gene encoding protein-export chaperone SecB, translating to MSDQNTNDAGNAGQPAVAQLRVLTQYVKDVSFENPNAPQALGPVDEQPSISVKVDVGVNRMSETDYEVALKLSAEAKTKDKTMFLVEIDYAGLFRLTNVPEENLEAVLVIECPRQIFPFARRIVADLTRDGGYPPLMIDPIDFVGLYQQRRQQMAQAPAGDGQPN from the coding sequence ATGTCGGACCAGAATACCAACGATGCGGGCAATGCCGGCCAGCCGGCCGTGGCGCAGCTTCGCGTGCTGACCCAGTATGTGAAGGACGTGTCGTTCGAAAATCCCAACGCGCCGCAGGCGCTCGGGCCGGTCGACGAGCAGCCCAGCATCTCCGTCAAGGTCGATGTCGGCGTCAACCGCATGAGCGAAACCGACTATGAAGTGGCGCTGAAGCTCAGCGCCGAGGCCAAGACCAAGGACAAGACGATGTTCCTGGTCGAAATCGATTATGCGGGGTTATTCCGGCTGACCAACGTTCCGGAGGAAAATCTCGAGGCGGTGCTGGTGATCGAATGCCCGCGCCAGATTTTCCCCTTTGCCCGCCGGATCGTCGCCGATCTGACGCGCGACGGCGGCTACCCGCCGCTGATGATCGACCCGATCGATTTCGTCGGCCTCTACCAGCAGCGCCGCCAGCAGATGGCGCAGGCGCCGGCGGGCGACGGACAACCGAACTGA
- a CDS encoding VOC family protein, producing MEQRVSFITLGVADVARARAFYETLGWRALPQSNESVAFFQCGGIVFALFGRLALAEDAGLAPHGEGFSGFALAHNVREKDEVDATLAEAEAAGGKILKRGSDAFWGGYTGYFSDPDGHVWEVAWNPQGVIGADGSFRFPEN from the coding sequence ATGGAACAGCGAGTGAGCTTCATCACGCTGGGCGTCGCCGATGTCGCCCGGGCCCGCGCCTTCTACGAAACGCTGGGCTGGCGCGCGCTGCCGCAAAGCAATGAGAGCGTGGCCTTTTTCCAGTGCGGCGGCATCGTCTTCGCATTGTTCGGCCGTCTGGCGCTGGCGGAAGATGCCGGCCTCGCGCCGCATGGCGAAGGGTTCTCGGGCTTCGCGCTGGCGCATAATGTGCGCGAGAAGGACGAGGTCGATGCGACGCTTGCCGAGGCCGAGGCGGCCGGCGGCAAGATCCTGAAACGCGGCTCGGACGCCTTCTGGGGCGGCTATACCGGATATTTCTCCGACCCCGACGGTCATGTCTGGGAAGTGGCGTGGAACCCGCAAGGCGTCATCGGCGCTGATGGCTCGTTCCGTTTCCCCGAGAATTGA
- a CDS encoding Tim44/TimA family putative adaptor protein, whose product MTLLNIILLAVAIGVFLKLRSVLGRRTGHERPPYDPYSDAGNPGGTNPAGNDKVVTLPTKRPRAAAESAGRGRTVDAAGDPFAEPFEIRNRWRGIAEDNTPLADTLSAIARLDRSFDAEAFLGGARAAYEMIVTAFAEGDRDALRPLLSAEVFGSFEAAIAAREKNGLHVEQSFIGIDKAKLSTATLDGSRARLTVNFRSQLTSCTKNADGVVVEGDPVTIREVNDVWTFERDVKSRDPNWKLVATGASA is encoded by the coding sequence TTGACACTTCTCAACATCATCCTGCTCGCGGTGGCGATCGGCGTCTTTCTGAAGCTGAGAAGCGTGCTCGGTCGCCGCACCGGCCATGAGCGTCCGCCCTACGATCCCTATTCCGATGCCGGCAATCCGGGCGGGACGAACCCCGCGGGCAACGACAAGGTTGTGACACTGCCGACGAAGCGTCCGCGCGCGGCCGCCGAAAGTGCCGGCCGCGGCCGCACTGTCGATGCGGCGGGCGATCCCTTTGCCGAACCCTTCGAAATCCGCAATCGCTGGCGCGGTATCGCCGAGGACAACACGCCGCTTGCCGATACGCTGAGCGCGATCGCGCGCCTCGACCGCAGCTTCGATGCCGAGGCGTTTCTCGGCGGCGCCCGCGCGGCCTATGAAATGATCGTCACCGCCTTTGCCGAAGGCGACCGCGACGCCTTGCGGCCGCTCCTGAGCGCCGAGGTTTTCGGAAGTTTCGAGGCCGCCATCGCCGCGCGCGAAAAGAACGGCCTGCATGTCGAGCAGAGTTTCATCGGCATCGACAAGGCAAAACTCTCAACCGCGACGCTTGACGGTTCGCGCGCCCGCCTGACGGTCAACTTCCGCAGCCAGCTCACCTCCTGCACCAAGAACGCCGACGGCGTCGTCGTCGAAGGCGATCCGGTGACGATCCGCGAGGTCAACGATGTCTGGACATTCGAGCGCGACGTGAAGAGCCGCGATCCGAACTGGAAGCTGGTCGCGACCGGCGCTTCGGCCTGA
- a CDS encoding FxsA family protein: MPLLVFLILAGLPLAEIAVFIQAGAFLGVWPVIGLVVLSVFGGVWLMRAQGPETLRRAQATVERGEPPVAEMLDGAILFIAAILMVTPGLLTSSIGLLLLVAPLRRLAARIVARRLAMRAEVHIRTAHMRRGPGGGPIIEAEEWEVEEEPSADDSGRGGDKRLPPHSGPD; encoded by the coding sequence TTGCCGCTCCTTGTTTTCCTGATCCTTGCCGGTCTGCCGCTGGCGGAGATCGCCGTCTTCATCCAGGCCGGCGCGTTTCTCGGCGTCTGGCCGGTGATCGGGCTTGTGGTCCTCAGCGTCTTTGGCGGCGTCTGGCTGATGCGGGCGCAAGGTCCCGAGACGCTCCGGCGCGCGCAAGCAACGGTCGAGCGCGGCGAACCGCCGGTGGCCGAGATGCTCGATGGGGCAATCCTCTTCATTGCCGCCATTCTTATGGTTACTCCAGGTCTCCTGACTTCGTCCATCGGGCTGCTGCTGCTGGTCGCACCGCTGCGCCGCCTCGCGGCGCGCATCGTGGCGCGGCGGCTGGCGATGCGGGCCGAGGTTCACATCCGGACCGCGCATATGAGACGCGGACCCGGCGGCGGACCGATTATCGAGGCCGAGGAATGGGAGGTCGAGGAGGAGCCGTCCGCCGACGACAGCGGCCGGGGCGGAGATAAGCGGCTGCCGCCGCATTCCGGTCCGGATTGA